The sequence below is a genomic window from Deltaproteobacteria bacterium.
GTCGCCTGAAATCCAGCACCCTTCGCCGGGCCATGAGGGCCTCCACCTTCTCTTCCACCTCCTCCCAGAAAGAAGACCCGAGAGAATCCTCCACATCGAGCCTGGCGATTCTGAAGATCCCATCATCCACTGCTTCATTGCTTAGAGGCCTTGAAAGTTTCGGGAGCATCAGGGATCCCACGGCCCAATCATCCAGCTGCGTATCTTCCGGTATGGAAAAGAAAAAGATCCCCCGGCGGGTGTGCCCGGCAGGGATCACCGTGTTCCCATCCATCCCGAAGATCAGGGTATCCTCCGCGGAAAGGGGGAAGAGGAGCCCGGGAATGTCCTTCGTTCCCACCGATGCCGCGAAGTTTGCAAGACTCCGGTGGGGAAGCATCGCCGCCTCGTGCCGGAGCCGTTCCAATTCCTTTTCGCGTGCCGCGGCCTTTTCCGGATCAAAAGCCCGGTTCTTGTTCTTGAGAACGATCAGCTCCCCGACCCGGGCATGTCCCCGGCCCCCTTTATCCCGGATCGTCGCCTCAACGGCCACAAGACGGCTTCCAAGTCCGCTGATATCCTCGATGGGGCCGGCCCGGTGGATCACCACTTCCACACCTTCGCCTTCGGCATCGGGTTTTTGGGGGAGGCGGTCGGGCGGGAGGGGGTTCCCCAGGGGAACCGCCACGGATCCACCCCTGAGATCCACGACTATCTCTCCCTTCACCCCGGTATCGGCCAGTTCCTTAGGAATACGGAACACCAGGCGGACCGGATTGCTGGAGCCCGGCGTGAACAAGGTGGGCCTGTAATAGCCCAAGGGGATGCAGCCGGTTACAGGGTGGAGCCTGAAAAAGAAACTCCCCTTGGGTGTCGGCAACCGCAAGAGAAACCGCTCGGCAGGGTGGACATTCAGGTGCGCCTGGAGCTTTGAAGTAAAGACGCCCCTTACCACCCTGAACAGGCAGTCATCCCCTGCCTCGACCGTGTCGATCTTCGTCAGGTCCTCGTATCCGGTCACCCTGAAGGAGAAGGCATCGGAGAGGCGCGTGGGCTCACGGGTCGGAAGTCTCTCCAGGGCGCCCTTTTCTTTCGGTGCCATGATTCCGGATATGGGAAGATCCAGGTGGCCGTAACGGGTATCGTAGAAATGAAGGGAGGCCTGCCTCATATTTTCCGATGGGACCATGAAAAGGATCGTCCCCTCCACCGGTTCCCCCGGCTCCACGGCAAGGGCCGTCTCACCGGGTAGGATCAAGGGAGCCTCCGCCAGCCAAGTGATCTCGGAGACCGGGTAGGAGCGTTCATTGTTCCATCTCAGGAAAAGATGCCGCTTGAGGTCCGGGATCAGGTATGTCGGCACCCGCTCCTCGTAGCGGAGGGGTTCACCGCCTCCCTTGACCCAGGCGGCGGGGTGGTTGGACCCGTCCGGGTAAACAGCCACCCTTTGGGAGGGGAGAATGTTTTCAAGGGACAGGGTCAGCGCCAGGTACCGAAATCCGTCTGGCGCATCGATACCCCGGAGTCGGGAGAGGAATAGGGCCTCCCGGAGACGAAACCGGACGGCCTTGTTGGCCGCCGTAAAATCCAGGGGGATCCGCTTGGTGACCTGCACCTCGAATCCCACCCGGTCCTCCCCTGAGACCGATCGTGCTATTTCCGGGTCATAGGGCCTGAGGGGCGGGCCGATCTTCCAGGTGACCGCCTCCGGGGCGGCGATCTCTCCGCCCAGGGCCGCTCTGGGAAAATCCACTTCCCTGGCAGCGGAATAAAGGGTGTTTTCCCCGTCGGGGTTGTGGTGGGAGAGGACCACCCGGAGGGTGGTCCGGCCCTCCTCCGACACCTCCTGCTGGATGCTGGAGGCGAGTTCCCGGAAAACCCGGGCCACCTCCTCCGGCCGCGTGGAGATGACGAAGCGTCCCCCGGTCCGATCAGCCGCGTGGGCGAAGACTCCGTCCTTGTCCTCGTCCACCATCCCCAGCCACAGGCAACGGATCCTGGCGTCCCTTAATTGACCTAAAAGTACGTCGAATTCCTTCTCCTGCTCCTCGTCCACCCTCAATGCGGCATCAGTGAGGTAGACCAGGTACCGGCGGGAGGAAGGAACAGCCTTGAGGGTCAACAGGGCCGTACGGACCGAGTTGAGGATGTCGGTGCCCCCCTCCCCCCGCATCAGGGACAGGGCGCGAATCAGGGCGGTCTTGTCGCGGGTCAACACCTGACGGACCGTGCACTCATCCGTAAAGGTCATGATCTGGGCCAGGAAGTCTTCCGGGAGCTTGGTGACAAAGGATCGCAGGGTCTGCCTCACCTTTTCGATCCGGTAGTCACAACCCTCATTTTCAGGGGATTTATCCATGGAGCCGCTGTTGTCGATCACAAGGCTCATGACCGGTATGTCAGCGATTTGCGCCCGCCTGGGCCGCTCGAAGACCACCCTGTACTGGTTGCCGAGGTTTCTGGCTATCCGATCGAAGATCACCTCCAGATCACCGAGATCCCGTGCCCGGTAATAGGCCCCTCCTCCCAGGGAGGCGATTCTCTTCAGGGTGTCCACGTCGGACTTCTCGCCGAATCCGATGGTGAAAACCGGAATTCCGGCCCCCTGGACTCCGGCGAGAACCTCCTCCTGGGTGGCCTTGCTGCCGGGACCCGTGTCGTTGAAATTGGCGTCCACCCCATCGGTGAAAACGACCAGGGCCGGCCTGTTCTTTCCCCGGAGTGTCTCGAGCCCCATCAAGATGGAATCATAGAGGGCCGTGGCCCCGCCTGCACGGACCTTTTTGAGGGCTGCCAGCAGGTCCTTCTTGCTCTTTCCGGGAAGTCTCCTTGGCCTGGTATCAAAATCAATCACTGTGATACGGGCATCCCCCGGAAGGCCCTTGATGAAGCGGGCCGCGGCCTTCAAGGCCTTCTTCATCTGCCCCTTCATGGACCCGGAGGAGTCGAGGAGCAGGGTTACCTCCAGGGGCGTCTTCAGGGGCTCGACCGACAAGACTTTGGCCTCCGCCCCTGACTCGGTCACGGTCAGGTTCTCGGGGGTGGGAACAACCTTCTTCCTTTCCTCTCCCACCAGGGAGATCTCTACGACCCCTTTCCCTTCGTCGGCCCCCGCCTTCAATATCTCGAGTCTGCCCGTTCCCTCCTCCACAAAGGCCTCGGCAAGGGACGGGGGCCAATCCACGATGGTGGTCCGCCCGGCCTGTACCGGTATCATGTGGCTTTCAAGGTAAGTGATATTTTCCTGCTTCCTCGGATCCACCTGGAGCTTCCAAAGTCCAGGGGGGAGCCAGAAGACGGCCTCACCCGTCGGAGTGCGGTCCCCCTCCATTGAGGCCTCCGTAAACCCGGGGTACTCGTAGTCTCCGTCGAACTCGGGCAAGGCTCTCGCAGATCCGAACGGGACGTTCCTGAGCAGGATCCCGCCAAGGGCATCCCCCTTTTTAAGTGGTGAAAGGGCAGGACCGGGTTCAAGGCTGACCGAGACTTCCGCTCCGCCCTCTCCCTCCACCCATCGCGCCGTCCAGAGGGTTCGACCCGCAAACTGAGGGATATCTGAAAGCTCGTGCCTGGGACCATGGACCCGGTAGCATTCATGACCATAATCCACCTCGTGCCGGAGTTCTCCGTCGCAGCGCTCGTATCGGCCCTCGAACTCGATATCAGCCTTTTCGCAGGTCACATCCAGTCGCAAATACCGATCACCGGGGTGCTCCGTGTAAAAGACAAAGGCTTCTCGATCATCCTCTTCCAAAACAAAGGTAAGCCCCTCGCCCTCCCTGAGAACGGTCTCCCGGATGATGAGGACATCGCAACGATCCTGCGTGGGGAAAAATTTCATCCATAGAGTCCTCTGTTCCGATTCCTTGAGCCGGGCCGCGATCTCTTCTTCCGTTTCGGACAGAATCTCTGCGCCCTTTTCCCGGAGCCTCCGGAGCAATTCCTCCCGGCCTTGACTACGGTCCATCCAGGGCAAGGAAAAGCTCCAGGACGACCCGGAAATATCCCTGGAAAGGCCTTCTCTCCCGGTCGTATCCGGAAAGGTATCTTGTCCGTCCACCCTGTACTCCACTTCTTCGGGCACCGTCCCGTCGCCCACCGGGTTGAAGGGGAGGGGAGGCGCTTCTGCCCAAAGGTTGAAGGGAAAGGCAAAAAAAAGAATCATCCCGATAAAAACTATGGAACGATGACAGACTCTTGGTGCGCCCATGGGAAAATCTCCTTCGATTTTGGGTCCGTCCGCAAACTGGTGATTTCATTCAAGGGTAAAGAGGGGAGGGCCGAAGACATTCGGCACCCCACTATTGCCCTGACCCCGGAAAAGCTGCCGTAAAACAATATAGCATGGATGATTCCATGAAAAAACCCGCGGTTTCCAGGGCGTGCCCCACTCCTCCTTCGCTTACATGAATATCCCCGCCGTTCCTTCCAGCCCTCCTTCTGAATATCCGCCCAGGCCCCTTTCCCGTATTTTTTTCTTGCATTTCGTGGCACCAATTATTTATGATCGCTCCGTTTGAGCAGTAAGTACTTTTCCGGACCGTTCACGCGGTCCTGTCGTTTTTTTGGGGCAAAATAGAACTACTAAAACAGTATGAATTCTTCGTCGGCATCAACTGAGGCCTTTGAAAAACGTTCGATTTTGTTCAAGGTCAAGGAAGACGGAAATTTCAACCACAGGAATACATTACAGTATTTCGAGGATTGGAATTTGAGTCTGACGCAGAGATTGAGCAAAAGGGGATGTTTTTCAAAGGCCTCGGACCGCTGCCGGAGAATATACAACCAACGCATTTTTGTTTGAAAAACTTGGAAGGTTAGAAAAGGAAAGGGAATCATGAGCTTCCAGAAACGACTGTCGGCAGGAAAATTCGTAGTCCTGGCCGAGTTGAACACTCCCAAAGGGGTGAACATCTCGGAACTCGTAACCAACGCCCGTCGCATCAGAGGACGCATCGACGCCGCAGTGATTCCGGACATGGACAACGGCGTCATGAGGATGAGTGCTTTGGCCGGGGGAGCCCTCATGCAGCAGAACGGTATCGAGCCGATCATCCATGTTTACGGGCGGGACCGAAACCGCATGGCCTTGCAAGGTGATATCCTGGGGGCTTACGTGTTGGGCATTCCGAACCTCGTCGTGGTGGAAGGGGAGCCCATGAACGCCGGAGACCATGTGGATGCAAGGACGGTGGACGACCTGGACGAACTGGGGTTGATCCGGGTGATTCATTCCCTGGAGAAGGGTTCGGACATGGCCGGCTTCGAACTGAACGGCACTCCGTCCTTTTGCATAGGGTGCGCCATTTCCGCTTGGCCCGATGAAGACAAACTGGAGGGGGAAATCGAAAAGATCCGGAAAATGGTGGAAGAGGGGGCCAGTTTCGTTCTCGCCCCTGCGGTATTCGACCTCGAGTGGTTTTCTTCATTTCTGAACAAGGTAAAAGACCTGAAAGTTCCCATAATTCCAAGCGTATTCCTGCTGAAAACGGTTGGAATCGCCAGGTACATGGCCACCTACGAGCCCGGGGCCCGTATTTCCGAGGACCTGATCAAGCGCATGCGGGGAGCCGACGACCGCGAAAGGGAAGGTATCCTTATCGCCGGCGAAACGATCAAGGGCTTGAAGGACATGGCCAAGGGAGTTCGAATCATCACCCTGGGATGGGAACATCGGTTGCCGGAAATCCTTGACGCGGCGGGGCTCTAAACCGGCATCAAAATAACGCCGGTTCCCTTGCCGGCCCCGGGCAAACGGAACACTCCGGCACCCGGCCGAAAAGACACCATCAATGCAATGATATGAGAACGAAGATACCATGGAAGAAAAGAAGGATTACCCAACGAGCGATAGAGTACTTGTTATAGGAGGGGGCCTCGGGGGCATCAAGGCCGCCCTGGATCTCGCAGAGGCTGGAAAAAACGTGGTGATCGTGGACAAGGCCCCGGCCATCGGGGGTCTGATGACTCAGTTGGATCGAACCTTTCCAACCAACAACTGCGATCTGTGCACCCTTTCGCCCCACCTGGCGGAAAGCGGCAGGAAATTGCACATTGAACTGATGACCCTTACCCGGGTGATCAAGGTGGAGGGAGAGGAAGGCAACTTCAAGGTCAGCCTTAAAACCGAACCCCGTTACATCGATGTGGAAAAATGCACGGCCTGTGGAGAATGCCTGAAAAAATTCCCCGAGTGCATCCGATTCACCCCCGGCCTGGATCACCGTGCCCCTACCTGTATGCGTTACCCCCAGTCCACCCCCAACGCCTTCTCCGTCGATATCGAGAAGTGCAAGGACATGGATGGTCTGGTCCAGGTATGCCGAGACGGAGCCATTCTTCCGGAAGATACGCCGAAAACCCGCGAAATGGAGTTCGGGGCGATCGTCCTGGCTCCAGGGGCGGAACTCTTTGATCCCGGCGTTCTGGAAGGTTACGGGTACGGGGCTTACCCCGACGTTGTCACGGGGCTGGAATACGAACGCATCCTTTCCGCCTCCGGTCCCACCCACGGGGAATTGAAGCGTCCGTCGGACGGCAGGCAGCCTCAAAAAATCGCCTGGATACAATGCGTGGGTTCCCGGGGGATAAAATCGGGATGCGTTTCCTATTGTTCCAGCGCCTGTTGCATGTACGCCCTCAAGGAGGCCATCGTCACAAAGGAACGGTTTCAAAACGACATTGAAACCGTTGTTTTTTACATGGACATGAGGACTTCCGGCAAGGATTACGAGCTTTACTATCAAAGGGCGAAAAAGGATTTCAACATCCGTTTTGTCCGAAGCCGCCCCCATACGGTCGAATCCGATCCGGAAACCCATAAATTGACCATCACCTATGCCACCGATGAAGACCCTATCCCCAGCCAGGAAGCCTTCGACATGGTGGTCCTCTCCACCGGATTCCGCATTCCGGAGGACTTGGTGGAACTGTCCCGGGAGCTGGGCATCGAATTGAACGAGCATCACTTTGTCAAGACCCCGGGATTCTCTCCGGTGGCCACTTCCAAACCGGGAATTTACGTTTGCGGACTCTTTGAGAGTCCCAAGGACATTCCCGAAACCATGGTCCAGGCCAGTGCCGCTGCCTGCATGGCCTCCCGGACTATTCGCAGCCTTGAAGCCGGGTCGGAAGAGCAGGAAGAATTTCCGCCCGAAAGGGATGTGAGTTCGGAGGAACCGAAGATCGGGGTCTTCGTCTGTGAATGCGGCCTCAACATCGCAGGCGTGATCCCTGTCGGAAAGCTGGTCTCCTATGCCCGAAAGCTCCCTGGAGTAGTAGTGGCGGAGGAAGTCGGCCATGGTTGTTCCGCGGAGTCGCTTCGCCGGATCCAGCAAATTATCTGGGAAAAGGGCCTCAACCGGGTAGTCATCGGAGGGTGCTCCCCGAGGACCCACGAAACCCTTTTCCAGGACACCCTGCGTCGGGCCGGCCTCAACAGGTACCTCCTGGAAATGGCCAACATCCGTGACCAGGATACGTGGGTGCACCAGGACCATCCCTCAGAGGCCCTGGACAAGGCCAAGGATGCCATACGTATGGCGGTCTCGGCCGTGGCCCTGGCC
It includes:
- a CDS encoding VWA domain-containing protein, with product MGAPRVCHRSIVFIGMILFFAFPFNLWAEAPPLPFNPVGDGTVPEEVEYRVDGQDTFPDTTGREGLSRDISGSSWSFSLPWMDRSQGREELLRRLREKGAEILSETEEEIAARLKESEQRTLWMKFFPTQDRCDVLIIRETVLREGEGLTFVLEEDDREAFVFYTEHPGDRYLRLDVTCEKADIEFEGRYERCDGELRHEVDYGHECYRVHGPRHELSDIPQFAGRTLWTARWVEGEGGAEVSVSLEPGPALSPLKKGDALGGILLRNVPFGSARALPEFDGDYEYPGFTEASMEGDRTPTGEAVFWLPPGLWKLQVDPRKQENITYLESHMIPVQAGRTTIVDWPPSLAEAFVEEGTGRLEILKAGADEGKGVVEISLVGEERKKVVPTPENLTVTESGAEAKVLSVEPLKTPLEVTLLLDSSGSMKGQMKKALKAAARFIKGLPGDARITVIDFDTRPRRLPGKSKKDLLAALKKVRAGGATALYDSILMGLETLRGKNRPALVVFTDGVDANFNDTGPGSKATQEEVLAGVQGAGIPVFTIGFGEKSDVDTLKRIASLGGGAYYRARDLGDLEVIFDRIARNLGNQYRVVFERPRRAQIADIPVMSLVIDNSGSMDKSPENEGCDYRIEKVRQTLRSFVTKLPEDFLAQIMTFTDECTVRQVLTRDKTALIRALSLMRGEGGTDILNSVRTALLTLKAVPSSRRYLVYLTDAALRVDEEQEKEFDVLLGQLRDARIRCLWLGMVDEDKDGVFAHAADRTGGRFVISTRPEEVARVFRELASSIQQEVSEEGRTTLRVVLSHHNPDGENTLYSAAREVDFPRAALGGEIAAPEAVTWKIGPPLRPYDPEIARSVSGEDRVGFEVQVTKRIPLDFTAANKAVRFRLREALFLSRLRGIDAPDGFRYLALTLSLENILPSQRVAVYPDGSNHPAAWVKGGGEPLRYEERVPTYLIPDLKRHLFLRWNNERSYPVSEITWLAEAPLILPGETALAVEPGEPVEGTILFMVPSENMRQASLHFYDTRYGHLDLPISGIMAPKEKGALERLPTREPTRLSDAFSFRVTGYEDLTKIDTVEAGDDCLFRVVRGVFTSKLQAHLNVHPAERFLLRLPTPKGSFFFRLHPVTGCIPLGYYRPTLFTPGSSNPVRLVFRIPKELADTGVKGEIVVDLRGGSVAVPLGNPLPPDRLPQKPDAEGEGVEVVIHRAGPIEDISGLGSRLVAVEATIRDKGGRGHARVGELIVLKNKNRAFDPEKAAAREKELERLRHEAAMLPHRSLANFAASVGTKDIPGLLFPLSAEDTLIFGMDGNTVIPAGHTRRGIFFFSIPEDTQLDDWAVGSLMLPKLSRPLSNEAVDDGIFRIARLDVEDSLGSSFWEEVEEKVEALMARRRVLDFRRPGGVRAKKVGLEGGVEGGEYIPPPAMTLAGREDLKSLKNLGDLKKRLSGCRWLPSKGSPWAVRYCPEAVLTQNWGTESDFARLAEIVLNRQGIRTERVIVKLTEKGRQTLVRLAGLEKIAMIECPGLRYRDAEGRERVLVAPFMKNVRELQGLVDYRVKPVEDEQTEVVGISVDFIVRPKGKGREQQMRELSGALAGGGEEEETVTVLTASLKVPDLSRGAFDIGYTKAPGKGRILYKAVLDGPSGRIVTDDESAVDTSAYQVLGCAVQVDADGDTFRRVMRLKENTDITGVFHTLGINLPDLPGYALAGLEQARRRFRRQIPGRPDALSALRWYARGVLARFIAAQTRYEEDLEKTLGLVTGRTSLGRCIMVTLVKPEGETPLETTMDLIRPFNEIHRSPDPRAARAFNILSGLASARFEASALSGEAKGLFQIWNHCPEGTRLIAVDSENQEDFLRQLKERKYPEPIIRHLTETDRIVLFPSRPAFIHGKPRWAWLEVDPETYRVVAVLDTGAQGAILESLIGNLYEQATSYLVGALVGIDVSIWSVAAFSLELEDYGEIVKAARKFAEDLGKNFSLGGDSAGMGVGGKPGVSLGRAVQFELDPSGVSMGNNLLGFGNGYNDGVAYYFQHAK
- a CDS encoding methylenetetrahydrofolate reductase codes for the protein MSFQKRLSAGKFVVLAELNTPKGVNISELVTNARRIRGRIDAAVIPDMDNGVMRMSALAGGALMQQNGIEPIIHVYGRDRNRMALQGDILGAYVLGIPNLVVVEGEPMNAGDHVDARTVDDLDELGLIRVIHSLEKGSDMAGFELNGTPSFCIGCAISAWPDEDKLEGEIEKIRKMVEEGASFVLAPAVFDLEWFSSFLNKVKDLKVPIIPSVFLLKTVGIARYMATYEPGARISEDLIKRMRGADDREREGILIAGETIKGLKDMAKGVRIITLGWEHRLPEILDAAGL
- a CDS encoding CoB--CoM heterodisulfide reductase iron-sulfur subunit A family protein, whose protein sequence is MEEKKDYPTSDRVLVIGGGLGGIKAALDLAEAGKNVVIVDKAPAIGGLMTQLDRTFPTNNCDLCTLSPHLAESGRKLHIELMTLTRVIKVEGEEGNFKVSLKTEPRYIDVEKCTACGECLKKFPECIRFTPGLDHRAPTCMRYPQSTPNAFSVDIEKCKDMDGLVQVCRDGAILPEDTPKTREMEFGAIVLAPGAELFDPGVLEGYGYGAYPDVVTGLEYERILSASGPTHGELKRPSDGRQPQKIAWIQCVGSRGIKSGCVSYCSSACCMYALKEAIVTKERFQNDIETVVFYMDMRTSGKDYELYYQRAKKDFNIRFVRSRPHTVESDPETHKLTITYATDEDPIPSQEAFDMVVLSTGFRIPEDLVELSRELGIELNEHHFVKTPGFSPVATSKPGIYVCGLFESPKDIPETMVQASAAACMASRTIRSLEAGSEEQEEFPPERDVSSEEPKIGVFVCECGLNIAGVIPVGKLVSYARKLPGVVVAEEVGHGCSAESLRRIQQIIWEKGLNRVVIGGCSPRTHETLFQDTLRRAGLNRYLLEMANIRDQDTWVHQDHPSEALDKAKDAIRMAVSAVALAHPLTEHVLPMNKDVLVVGGGVTGMNAALSLADQGFKVYLVEKSDQLGGLAKDIHRTLEGEDVQAYMKDLVERTLNHENIQVITRAIIVDHTGMPGFFKTGLQVGRRMFYRQINHGVTILATGALANRPSEYLLGQHEAVLTQFDLDRLIDDEPDKIKAWEKVVMIQCVGSRTPENPNCSRICCQSAVKNALRILDLNPEVQISVLYRDMRTYGFQEDYFRKARERGVKFFRYDADEKPVVNADGNRVTVAFREQILNREVEIPADCLALSTGLVADDEGTEDLSMIFRLPRTLDGFFLEDHVKLRPVDLPVPGFFVAGTAHSPKTIRECITQAQAAAGRAQTLLARDAISLGAVVARVDGKKCAACLICVRACPFDVPYINADGYSEIDPAKCHGCGVCAAECPAKAIQLMQFEDDQIMAKLDGLFERIAK